ATCAATTTATACACGCGATGCTCGGCCACGCGGCGAAACAACTCGTCGACCTGCTCCTCGCTCTGCACGATCGGCAACAAGCCGTTCTTAAAGCAATTGTTGTAGAAGATGTCGGCGAAGCTGGGGGCGATGATCACGCGAAAACCATAGTCGTCGAGCGCCCAAGGGGCATGCTCACGACTCGAGCCGCAGCCAAAATTGCGCCGCGCCAAGAGGATGCTGGCCCCCTCAAACTCAATGCGGTTCAACTCAAAGTCGGGGTTGGGCGTGCCGTCGTCGCGAAACCGCCAATCGAAGAAAAGGTATTGGCCAAAGCCAGTTCGCTCGATTCGCTTGAGAAACTGCTTCGGGATGATCTGGTCGGTGTCGACGTTCAGTCGATCCATCGCGGCCACCAGACCGCTGTGCTGATTGAATGCTCGCATCGGAGGAGAAGTGGGCTAGTGGTCCGTGAATAGTGGCTAGTAACGTGAGATCGCGACAGTCGGTCGCTGAATTGTCGATCGCGGTTTCTTAGTCCTGGTATTTCCAATCGCGGATATCGACAAAGTGCCCTGTGACCGCCGCCGCCGCGGCCATGGCCGGCGACACGAGATGCGTGCGCCCCCCCTTGCCTTGCCGCCCCTCGAAGTTGCGGTTGCTGGTCGACGCGCAGCGCTGGCCGGGCGTGAGGATGTCGGGATTCATGCCCAGGCACATGCTGCAACCCGCCTCGCGCCACTCGAAACCGGCGTCGGTGAAGACGCGGTCGAGTCCTTCGGACTCGGCCTGCCGCTTGATCAGGCCGCTGCCCGGCACCACCATCGCGTGGACGCGGTCGCTCACGCGATAGCCTTTGACCACGCTGGCGGCCGCGCGCAAATCTTCGATGCGGCTGTTGGTGCAAGATCCGATGAAGACGCGATCGAGTTCGATCGACGCGATTGGCGTGCCCGGCGTCAGGGCCATATAGGCCAGCGCCTGCTCCATCGCCTTGCGATCGTTGTCGCTGGTCGCCTTTTTAGGGTCGGGCACGGCGGCGCCAACCGGCGCCACCTGGCCGGGGTTGGTGCCCCAGGTCACCTGCGGCTGAATATCGCTCGCCGCGAACACCAGCGATCGATCGAATCGCGCACCCGCATCGGTCGGCAACTTGCGCCAGCGGGCCACGGCCGCATCGTAG
The Pirellulales bacterium DNA segment above includes these coding regions:
- the leuD gene encoding 3-isopropylmalate dehydratase small subunit, with product MRAFNQHSGLVAAMDRLNVDTDQIIPKQFLKRIERTGFGQYLFFDWRFRDDGTPNPDFELNRIEFEGASILLARRNFGCGSSREHAPWALDDYGFRVIIAPSFADIFYNNCFKNGLLPIVQSEEQVDELFRRVAEHRVYKLIVDLPSQTISDDYGLVYSFEVDPFRKHCLLGGLDDIGLTLAHGDKIAAYEAAHGIG
- a CDS encoding 3-isopropylmalate dehydratase large subunit (dehydratase component, catalyzes the isomerization between 2-isopropylmalate and 3-isopropylmalate), translating into LIGRLVTDGGTGYVIEKAGEAIRALSMEERMTVANMSIEAGARAGMIAPDDTTFAYLRGRAFAPQDYDAAVARWRKLPTDAGARFDRSLVFAASDIQPQVTWGTNPGQVAPVGAAVPDPKKATSDNDRKAMEQALAYMALTPGTPIASIELDRVFIGSCTNSRIEDLRAAASVVKGYRVSDRVHAMVVPGSGLIKRQAESEGLDRVFTDAGFEWREAGCSMCLGMNPDILTPGQRCASTSNRNFEGRQGKGGRTHLVSPAMAAAAAVTGHFVDIRDWKYQD